Below is a genomic region from Medicago truncatula cultivar Jemalong A17 chromosome 3, MtrunA17r5.0-ANR, whole genome shotgun sequence.
GATCATGTGGCccactcatttttttttggtagtaaaAAGCGGGGAAAAAAACGAAAAGACCTGATAAAATCACAACAATGagctaaataaaaattataatataatatgcaaGGGGCCCTTTATTCATATCATGCCTAAGGCCTATAAAACTCTAGGAACGGCCCTGATAGGCAACATTTGAAAGTCCAGATATTGCTCTTAATCATCATTATATATTACAAAGATGTGTTATCTTTTCAAAGCTCTTGAATTCTTCCAATTGCTAAGTCTTAGACCATGTCGAAATATTCATGCTAAAGATAACACTTTTCATTTTTGAATGAACAAAAGTGAAACCTCATTGACTGCATTAACTGAGCTTGTCAAAATTACATACTAACAATGAGTTAACAAGTTGCAGTAGCTAATGCCCAATATTCAACTTCAAATGACGATCTAGAAATggtattttacttttttgttctcTATGAAATGAGATAAGAACCAATAAAGAAGCATGAGCCTGAGAAATATatcctatatatataataaatgcaTCCATCTCAATCTTCATTCGAGAAACCATGTAACTGTATAGAATAGTCTAGTGGAAAGAATAGACCATGAACAAGCCAATGCTTAAGGTATTTGAAAACTCTACAAGCAGTACTATAATGAATATTTGTGGGTTTGGATAAGAATTAGCCAAGTTGTTGCATGATATCTAGTTATGTAATGTGAGATAATGAATTCAATGAATAAGTCTTTTGTAAGTATGAATATCACCAATGTGTATTATCATCATTATGTAACTTGATGGAAGTATTAGAAGGTTTAGATGTAGGTTAAGATCCAAGTAATCTTCAGTCACCAAGTAAACCCAAGTATTATTGTCCCATAAATTTATGTTCATGTTAGCTCTAATTCTATTCCGTCTAATCTTACTATACATCCAACACAACGTCCTCATATCTACTATgcttaatttatgtttttgctGGTTGTTTACCACCAAACATCATCAGCTTTATTGATGttcgataaaaaaattctttcaacgTGAACGGTACTTTCGAATCACACAAAACACACGAGGCATTCGTCTAGTTCAACCACCCATCCATGGGTTTGATGATTTACATCTccttctatttatttgttgtttttctttataaacCCAAAATATTTAAACCATACAACTTTTGGTATAatatgatctccaactttcacctTTAAGTTAGAAATGTTTCACCTcttgttaaaattttatttcatatactTTGTCTTTTTCTACATATGTGAAAGCCAAATGTTTTTAAGATTTTCTCAAAGTATCTAACCTCACAAGTAATTCTTCTCTCTACTCTCCAAGTAGGATAATATCTTCTGCAAAAAGTATACACCTTTGTGCTCGCTCTTGGATGTGTTTCATAAGTAATTCCAAAACTAAGATGAAAAGATGAGGTCTTAATGTTGAACCTTAGTACTAttctattattataaaaaaaatctttgtggCCTTCACTTTTTACGATATCACTAGATATACATAGGGagattagtcactttagtctctgAATAGGAAATGAGTCGTCACTTTAGATCCTGAATGCAGATAAATTGCAAAATAGTTCCTGAATGTAGATtatgttagtcaatttagtccctgaatgcagactccgttagtcaatttagtccctaaatgTAGACTCCGTTAGTCACTGAAATTGACCAACAAAGTCTACATTCAGTGactgttttgcaatttctctgCATTCAGGGATTAAAATGACTAATTCTCCGATATacatattgaaaattaaaatttataaacatatagtaaagaaatgaagaaaattaacaaaaacataaaatacaatGTATTAcgtcaagttaaaaaaaaactatatacatGCATAATTTAATGccttagaaaataaataaaaatattcccCATATAAAAATATCGTCAATTggtaaatgtaaaataattttttagagaagGAAAGTTTCAAATATGCTAAAGTAATAACGCgataccatttttttaattttttgtcaagCTTTTCTTCCTTTTAGTCAAAGAATAGATATGACCTAATCCAACGGACTGTATTCAGGTATACTAAGATGTCAGATACAAAGGatccattttttctttataaaggtTCAAAATCTTACAACTTCACCACACagacaaaaaaatagagagagcAAAGGGGGTGGAAGTGTAGGATTTTCTCCAACTATGGAGAACAATGGTAGAGTGTGTCTCATTTGTAACAGGTCATTTTTCAATGGAAAAGCTTTGGGAGGACATATGAAATCCCACTATGCCAAACTACCAATCCATTCAAAAACCCCAATCAAAAACCACGTACATGAATACTCAGCTGAGTTGGCCAAACATCCAACTCACTCTATCTCTACATCTTCACCATCAATTGTTAATCCAAGAAATAACTCAACATACAATCCTCAATCTTTGAAAGGGAAATTCAGTTGTACCCTATCAAACTTTGGTAGGAATAGTGGGTTTCAGTCTTATCGAACAAACCCAACTGGAAAAAGATCAAAACGCAAACCAAGGCAATTTCATATGGCTGAAGATAGAGAAGAGAATACACAATTTAACATGgctgaagaaaaagaagagaacaCACAATTTAATAtggatgaagaaaaagaagataataCACAATTACAATCGGTGTATAGTGATTTGGATATAGAAGCTGCTGAAACATTAGGTGTTATTCTTAAGAAAGAATGGAAACAAATTGAGGATAAATACTACACTGAGAAGAAAAAAGCAAGTGAAAATGGTAACACAGTGTTCGAGTGTGATATTTGTCATGAAGTGTTTCAATCTGGTAAAGATCTTTTCGGACATGAAAAGATCCAAAATAAATCTGACAATTTAGCAGGAGAGATTGGTAGAAGTGGAAACATAAATAATGTTGTAAATGAAAAGGTGCATAAGTGCGAATATTGCTTTGAAATCTTTGAATCTGGTGAGCTATTGGAGGAACACACGAAGGTACACCTATACAATTATTATGATTCTGACCCATAGAAACATGATTTCAAATTGTGGTTGCTGTCGTTGGTTTAGGTTCAAATTTTGTtgcattttctttgttttgaatAATGTTAAACATTTGGGTTTACTTCATTTTATTATCATGTAAGACTTTTGgtttgtaatttttatatttatgggTATAACTTATCGTTGTTTTCTATAAGAATTTCATATTGAGCTTGATATCTCAATTTTCATCCTTAATGTCTTACTATAAAATTATCACGCATTTACAAGCGGTAATCAATCTCACTCATTGATTTAATATCTAAGCAAacctttttttattcaatacaaAAAAATTGTAGTTATAGATTAGTATAGCTGAagttaattttgaatttgtgtttgGGGTCTCAATACTCTCAATGTTCATGTATATTCAAGTATACATGTCAATCAAGTGACCAAGTAAAtataaacaatatatattttctcataataaaaatttaggAGAAAATCAAGTGACCAAGTAAAtataaacaatatatatttaggaaaaatttaggagtattttataaaaaaattctcataaacaatgtatattcatatatatattttctacatGTGTTAtgctttaattaaaaaaataatagttaaaaaaaaatactccttctTTCTCTTCCCTCTCATCTCCTCTCTCaaatctcttcttctttctcttgtcTTGTCTCTTTTCAAAGATCAGTGATATCAGAAAACCAGCACATTTTGACAAACAGAAAAACAACACATTATGGTGCATTTTTCAGGTGATTCTTCGCATCGTAAAATAACAAGGGAAGAGAAGCGATGATGTGGCATCGATTCTGCATGTAACGGTGGTGACGACGACGTTTGTTTGATCATCAGTGAAGAAGACCAGCTGAGCACGATGACGGATACGGTTTCTCCGGTGGCGAGATTGGAGAAGATACCAACGAGCATAAATATGGAGACAAAGCATTAAAATGATGTTGAAAAAGAGAAGGACTTTAGCGTAGATCATGATTTTGCTGTTGCGATTGTAACCCTTTGCGCCATAATCGTTGGGAGGCTTTTAATCTTTGGTGAATTTGGGTATGGGTTCAAAACCTGAAACCAATCCCCTTGACCGAATCCCCTTGTGGACCGTTGATTCCGCCCGTGTAAACTTCGAATTGATCGAAGGGTTGTTCTGCGCCGCAGGAGGAGCAGGAGCAGAATGATCCGCCGGTTTCATCGTGGCGGGTGAATGAGGTTTTGGTGCACCTTGTGCAGCGACAAGAAGTTGACATTGGATTGTGAATGTGATTTCGGtattagggtttgtgaattcAATTCTAATTATTTGTTGTGattagagaagagaaagaagaagagatacgagagagaaaagaaatgagtttttttttttaaattattttttttaattaaagcaTTATACAtgtgacatttttatttatttttaaattgaaattacacatgtggctgcgtgacttggtcaaaatttgcaagggggtcaaaactgcaaaATGGCTTATACTTAGGAGGCTGGATTGTAATTGTTTTTCTTAGGAGGCCAAAATCGTAAGTTCATGATGCTTAGAGGGTCAAAACTGTTATTAAGTCTAAATTTTaataacttcaaaaaatttaaaaaaataggttaTTTTGTAATCCATTAAACACTATCAAAAAGCAAGagataaaacataaaaaccaTAACATTCTCATTGTCAATTTGAATTTGTGCATGATATCAAGGTTTTCAAAATCACGATTTAAATCGTAAGAACTTGAGATCTTGAATATTTTTGGCATTGGGACCTATTCCATCCATTT
It encodes:
- the LOC11415208 gene encoding zinc finger protein ZAT4; translation: MENNGRVCLICNRSFFNGKALGGHMKSHYAKLPIHSKTPIKNHVHEYSAELAKHPTHSISTSSPSIVNPRNNSTYNPQSLKGKFSCTLSNFGRNSGFQSYRTNPTGKRSKRKPRQFHMAEDREENTQFNMAEEKEENTQFNMDEEKEDNTQLQSVYSDLDIEAAETLGVILKKEWKQIEDKYYTEKKKASENGNTVFECDICHEVFQSGKDLFGHEKIQNKSDNLAGEIGRSGNINNVVNEKVHKCEYCFEIFESGELLEEHTKVHLYNYYDSDP